In bacterium, the genomic window GCTTTCAGTTTTGGAGGCCAGTTATCTGGTATATTTGCTCAAGCCTTATCATGCTAACATTGGCAAACGCTTGGTTAAAACACCAAAGTTGTATTTTTATGATGTGGGGCTGGCTTGTTATTTGCTGGGGATACACGATGTAAAACAACTGATGCACCATCCCTTAAGAGGAGCATTGTTTGAAAATTTGGTTGTTATGGAATATATCAAAAAAAATTATAATCACGATCAGCATCTGCAGTTTTATTTTTATCGCGATCACAAAGGGGTAGAGATTGACTTGGTTCTTGTAGAGGCCAACCGTTGCCACTTAATAGAAATTAAGTCATCGCAAACCATATCGTCCCATTTTTTTGATGGCATGCAAAAAGCAGCATCTTCTTTTTCCAAAAAGACTTTCCAAAAAACCGTTGTGTATGCAGGAAAAGAAGTCCAAAAAAGAAATATAGGCCGGGTTTTACCTTTTGATAGTATAGGATAAAAACTGCTCCATTATTGCACAGCGCGTTATATTTTTGTCATCTTTGCTCTTGATCTCTCCTATCTAAAATGAAATAGACCTCATACCGGGGGTACGGTCATAAATTTTTATCATCAACAGAAACATGCGTTCTTACTTACTCATTGCTTTGTTATGTCTTCTCGCGGCCTGCGGCACGTCTACGTCGTCTTCTTCCGATAATTCTTCATCCAACAATCTTCTCACTTTAACCGGCCCCATTGCGCGTGCGGTAGATCACTTAAGTGGCAGCATTACTATTTACGATTTAGAAGCGGATAAAAAAGTTCATGACGATGCACTTAATTTTATCAATACCAATAACGGTGTTGTTGTTACCGCCGACATTGTTAAATTAAAGCCCGCCAAGGTTTATCGCTTTGTTTTAGTATTTAATTACGACGGCACCCCCATTGCTTACGTAGACATCACTCACACCGTAGCTAATGATGCCAACGATACCATCACCTTTACAGCAGATAATATTATTTACACCACAGCCAGCGCGAGTGCCGATATTTTAGCCGATATATCAAACGACATTTTGCCTAATTTGGATAGTGATGGGGATGGGTTTAGTAATTTTACCGAAATAAGAGCTGGAACCAATGTGAATGATCAAAACAGTATTCCTACGGGTCCACAGATTGGTGCGGTAAATTCTGAAGTGGCCGATGATGAATCTATCATTACGCTTACGGTTACCGTTAAAGATAAACTGGGTATTGATACGGCCGATATTTTGTTTCCGGGTAATAGTTATTTGCAATCGGTTGTTGATGAAAAGTTAAGTGGCACATTTGGTGATGTTGAGCGCACCTTTACCGTGTCCTTTAATGTGCAAGATGCCTCGCCTGGTAACTTGCCATTTTCAATTAAAGCCACCAATATGGCGGGCTTATCTAGTTCTTTTAGCTCATCGGTTATTGTTCCTGAGGGTAATTCAAATCGTGGACCTCTTATTTTTATAGAAAATCTTACCGAAGGCCAAATCATATCGGGTACGGTGCAAATACAAATTTCGGCTGTCGATCGCGATGGAGTAAAATCAATTAGTGTTGATCAACCTTCCGATTTGTTTGATACATCTCCTGCATCTGCTTTTTTTACAGCAGACTGGGATACCACTTCAGTAGGCAATGGGCCTATTCAGTTGCGTGTTACGGCTACCGATAATGAAGATATAACGTCAAACAAAGTAGTTACGCTTAATGTTTCCAACGGTACCGATGCCTCTGGTCCGCATATTACCTTAAGAGTTTATCAATCCAGCGATTTGAGTGATGAAATTAATTATAGAAATGGTGATCCTATTTTTGGAAGTGTGTATTTTCGTGTCTCGGCTATCGATCCTAGTGGATTAGATATCTTTGAAATACTCAATGATGATACCATTGAAGGTCTTTTTTTAGAGCCGCTTGAAGTAAATGGCAATCCTTATGACAATACGATTAATACAACTTTATTGGGCGATAACAGCACATTAAAACTTATTTTTTCGGCCACCGATAAATTGGGATACAATACAACGGCGCAGTTTAAACTGATAGTGGCCAATAATCCGTTCATCAATTCGTTTACTATAGATGATGCTGCAAATGCGGTGGTTTCGGAAGGTGATAGTGTTCACTTTAATTGGGATGTATTTAATGCCAATCAAATCTCCATTTTAAATGTGACAGCCAGTAAAACGCTTGCCTATAATTTAAGTAAAACCGGAGAGGTGTCGTCGATTATTACATCACCTGCTACTTATCGCTTAACGGCTGTACGTACCACTAACATGGGTAACAACACCGTTACCAAAGAAGTAACAGTAATTTTAGATAACGACCGCGACGGTATTGTGAATGCCAATGATAATTGCAAAAATACGATAAATCCAAACCAGGCCGATGCCGATGGCGATCATATTGGCGATGTATGCGATTCGGATTTGGATGGTGATGGTGTTGCCAACGGTAGTGATAATTGTCCCAGCGTTGCCAATGCTAATCAATCTAATATCGATCACGATAGCATGGGCGATGTGTGTGACGACGATGTGGATGGCGATGGAGCCAGTGAAGGAAACGATTTATGCCCTAACGACCCACGCAAAGCCTCTCCTGGTCAATGTGGTTGCGGTATTCCAGATGCCGATGCCGATCATGACAATATAGCTGTGTGCTTTGATGCGTGCGATAACGATGCCGGCAAAGTGGCACCTGGCATTTGTGGTTGTGGTACTCCCGATACCAATACTGATGGAGATACGCAGGTAGATTGTATTGAAACCTGTGATTTGGATCCCAATAAATTAACACCGGGAGTTTGTGGGTGCGGTGTAGCTGATACTGATAGTGATTTTGATGGTACCCCCAATTGTCATGATAATTGCCCAAGTGATCCTGGGAAAACAGCCGTGGGTATTTGTGGTTGTGGTGTTCCGGATATTGATTCCGATGGTGATTTGGTTGTTGATTGTCGTGATAATTGTCCGAGTGATGGTAATAAAATTAATCCGGGAGTTTGTGGTTGTGGTGTTACCGATACAAACAGCGATGCTGATTCTGTTATTGATTGTTTAGATAACTGCCCGCTTGTTGCTAATCAGAGTCAAACCGATTTTGATGGGGATGCTATTGGTGATGCCTGTGATACCGATAGAGATGGTGATGGCACACCAAATGGTGCCGATAATTGTCCGGATATTGCGAACGATCAAAATAATATTGATGGTGATGCCTTGGGTGATGCGTGTGATGGTGATAAAGATGGTGATGGGCGAAATAATGAGAGTGATAATTGCCCCAATACGCCTAATGCTAATCAACAAGATTTAAATGGTAATGGTGTTGGCGATGCCTGTGATGGAGATCCCGATGGTGATGGAACATTGGATACGGTAGATAATTGCCCGGGTGTGTATAATGCTAATCAGACGGATATGGATGGAGATGATGTTGGTGATGTTTGCGATACCGATGCCGATGGAGATGGAACATTAGATGCTAATGATAATTGTCCGGGTTTAAATAACGATCAAAGTAATATAGATAACGATGCATTTGGTGATGCATGTGATGATGATATTGATGGTGATGGTTTTGCTAATGCACAAGATTGCGGGCCAAGTAATGCGCATTCTTTCCCCGGTAATACACGGGCGTATTTATCGGATGATGATTATAATTGTGATGGAAATGCGCGGGATATTCCGGCTAATCATGCTACTTTTATTTTTAATGGTGGTGCTGGCTCATATGCGGGCAATGGGATTACATATGCTGGTGATGTTAATAATGATGGATGTTCTGATATTTTAATTGGGGCGCCTGCATATACTACATCAGATATACTTGGAAAGGTTTACCTTATTTATGGGCATGGTCTAAATTGCGATTATACTACTACACTTTCACAAAATATTAGCTTGGCCTCCATAGGCTCCACAATTCCAGGAGCTGTTTTTGTTACAGAACAGATAGGAGATAGATTTGGATCTAATGTGGCACCAGCAGGGGATATTGACAATGATGGATGTTCTGATTTTCTAATCAGTGCAGATTATTTCGATAGTACAGTGGATGGAGTTGTGCATCCTGATTCTGGTAAGGTATATGTATTGTATGGTGGAGGTGATGGGTGTAACAATCAAACACTGCATGGTGTCTTTAATATATCAGATATTAGCTTAACAGGTAATATACGAGGCCATAGTTTTATAACTAAAAAAGATAATGCGCGTTTGGGTTTTTCTATGGCGGCATTAGGCGATATTAACGCTGATGGGGATACAGATTTTGGTTTTATTACACTGTCTCCTATTTTGGACAACGCTATTATTATCTATAAAAATCTGACAAATTTATCTTATGTTGTGGATACAGATATGTCTCAATTTGGTGTATTAATACCTGGTGACTATAGTGAAATTGGTGGTGCTGGCGATTTTAATCATGATGCTTTTATGGATATTGCCCTCACTTCTATCGGCTATCAGAGGTATGGTGCTGTCTTTGTTATAAAGGGTTCTGCTACAGGGGTTATTGATGTAAATATTAACAATGCAGATCTTTATATTGCGCCTGATGTGGGATGTCAAACTGGTATAGAGGTTTCGTCCGTTGGTGATGTAAATAATGACTATTTTGATGATGTGCTTGTTGGTTCTAATGGTTGTTCCAATCTTGATGGAATAAAATCAGGAAGAGCCGATATTATTTTGGGGCAGCAAGATGTGAATTTAAATCTTTCAGATCCACTTCAAAATGTTATTACTTTTGATGGAGTCGCTTATAATGACATGGCAGGTTATAGTTTAAGCGGAGGTGATATTACCGGAGATAATCAAAGTGATTTGGCAATTGGGGCAGACCAAGCTGATAATTCTAAAGGGAATGTATATGTCGTGAATCATGAGCTCTGGTTGGCAGGTGATCGAGAAAGTTTATTGTTTTCCACTTTCAGAATTTATTCGACGGGTAACTTTTTAAATACAAATCATGTTTCATTAAATGCCGGCTATCATTTAAATACTTTGGTAACTGGTGATTTTAATGGTGATGGAAAAGCTGATCTTTTTATTGGTAATAGGTCTGGAGGACCCATAAATCTTTTTTTAAGTGGTTACTAAATCTAACCCCCTTAAATCATTAACAAAATCCCCATTCAAAAATAAAAAACACAGTGCCCTCAAATAATCCGCAACTTTTTTTTACTCCTGCCGACAACTAGCCCGATAAAAACTTGATTGGGGCATTGACTTTTTTAATGCACGGCGTTAAAGGCCACTTAGGTTTTTATCTGATAATTAAATTCATAAAATTTTGTTTTTAATTAAGTAGGGGCAAAGTACTAGCCAAAGGGGCAAATCACTAATTTTTTATTGTATACAGCGGTATACGTTTAACCATTTGAGGATGTTATTTATGAAAAAAATACTATTGGCCATGTTTGCTGTGTTTTTGTTTTGTGGGTATGTGGGCGAGGCAAAAGCTGTAAACATATGTTTTTGTCATGATACAGGGAGTGGAACAATTACAATTTGTCCATCCGATACATCTCAGCAAAAAGGTCATGCTAAGCATGGAGATCCATTTTTTGGATGTGGTTGTGGTATTGATTTAGATGGTGATGGTAATCTGTGTGATGCAAGTGATTTTGAAACTTGTGAAACTTGTCCGCAAGACTGTGGTGCTTGTCTAGATTGTAATGGTGTAGGTCCTAATCCAGCTGAAGAATGTGGTGATCCTGGCACAGCCGGTTGTACTGATCCTGATACTCATGACAGTGTTTCACCGGTATGTAATGGTTGCCGGTGTTTATATACATGTGGAAATGGAGTAACTGATCCTGGTGAACAGTGTGACCCGCAAAATCTATCCGACCCAAATCGTGCTAACTGTGCCAGTGATTGTACCCTTGATTATTGTCCTCTTGACCCAGATAAAAAATTACCCGGTGTTTGTGGTTGCGGTGTTTCAGATGATTTGGATAACGATCAAGACGGTACACCGGATTGCACTGATGTTTGTCCTCTTGATCCTGCTAAATTTGATACCGTTGGTCAATGTGGTTGCAACGAACCTGAAACAAATACAGATGGTGATAGCCAAGCCGATTGTATTGACCAGTGTGATGGTGATCCAGCCAAAGTTGTTCCTGGTATTTGTGGTTGCGGTGAATCTGATATTGATAGTGACGGTGATGGAACAGCCGATTGTTTAGATGCTTGTCCTTCGGATCCTGGTAAAATTGCTGTTGGCACCTGTGGTTGCGGTGTAGCCGATACCAATTCTGATGGTGATGGTGCTTTAGATTGTCAAGAAACCTGCGATAACGATC contains:
- a CDS encoding thrombospondin type 3 repeat-containing protein, coding for MRSYLLIALLCLLAACGTSTSSSSDNSSSNNLLTLTGPIARAVDHLSGSITIYDLEADKKVHDDALNFINTNNGVVVTADIVKLKPAKVYRFVLVFNYDGTPIAYVDITHTVANDANDTITFTADNIIYTTASASADILADISNDILPNLDSDGDGFSNFTEIRAGTNVNDQNSIPTGPQIGAVNSEVADDESIITLTVTVKDKLGIDTADILFPGNSYLQSVVDEKLSGTFGDVERTFTVSFNVQDASPGNLPFSIKATNMAGLSSSFSSSVIVPEGNSNRGPLIFIENLTEGQIISGTVQIQISAVDRDGVKSISVDQPSDLFDTSPASAFFTADWDTTSVGNGPIQLRVTATDNEDITSNKVVTLNVSNGTDASGPHITLRVYQSSDLSDEINYRNGDPIFGSVYFRVSAIDPSGLDIFEILNDDTIEGLFLEPLEVNGNPYDNTINTTLLGDNSTLKLIFSATDKLGYNTTAQFKLIVANNPFINSFTIDDAANAVVSEGDSVHFNWDVFNANQISILNVTASKTLAYNLSKTGEVSSIITSPATYRLTAVRTTNMGNNTVTKEVTVILDNDRDGIVNANDNCKNTINPNQADADGDHIGDVCDSDLDGDGVANGSDNCPSVANANQSNIDHDSMGDVCDDDVDGDGASEGNDLCPNDPRKASPGQCGCGIPDADADHDNIAVCFDACDNDAGKVAPGICGCGTPDTNTDGDTQVDCIETCDLDPNKLTPGVCGCGVADTDSDFDGTPNCHDNCPSDPGKTAVGICGCGVPDIDSDGDLVVDCRDNCPSDGNKINPGVCGCGVTDTNSDADSVIDCLDNCPLVANQSQTDFDGDAIGDACDTDRDGDGTPNGADNCPDIANDQNNIDGDALGDACDGDKDGDGRNNESDNCPNTPNANQQDLNGNGVGDACDGDPDGDGTLDTVDNCPGVYNANQTDMDGDDVGDVCDTDADGDGTLDANDNCPGLNNDQSNIDNDAFGDACDDDIDGDGFANAQDCGPSNAHSFPGNTRAYLSDDDYNCDGNARDIPANHATFIFNGGAGSYAGNGITYAGDVNNDGCSDILIGAPAYTTSDILGKVYLIYGHGLNCDYTTTLSQNISLASIGSTIPGAVFVTEQIGDRFGSNVAPAGDIDNDGCSDFLISADYFDSTVDGVVHPDSGKVYVLYGGGDGCNNQTLHGVFNISDISLTGNIRGHSFITKKDNARLGFSMAALGDINADGDTDFGFITLSPILDNAIIIYKNLTNLSYVVDTDMSQFGVLIPGDYSEIGGAGDFNHDAFMDIALTSIGYQRYGAVFVIKGSATGVIDVNINNADLYIAPDVGCQTGIEVSSVGDVNNDYFDDVLVGSNGCSNLDGIKSGRADIILGQQDVNLNLSDPLQNVITFDGVAYNDMAGYSLSGGDITGDNQSDLAIGADQADNSKGNVYVVNHELWLAGDRESLLFSTFRIYSTGNFLNTNHVSLNAGYHLNTLVTGDFNGDGKADLFIGNRSGGPINLFLSGY